GAGTCCTCAACGGCGTGGAAGGTCGGTCACACAAGAAGGGGTCAGATCTTATCTTTTGACATTTCTATTAGACAATAGGCCTGGCACAGCCAGTAATATCGCCGGTTGATCTTGTATAGAATGCGTCTAAAAAGAGCTCCCGGTCTTCTTTACTCTGTAAGGATGGCTTTTTTGTCGTTCCCTCGGGTGGTGATGTGGTAGAGGGCTCCGTCATATTCGATACTCAAGGGTCTGGCCATGAGGCTTATTTAATGCTCCTCCAGTGAAAAATGCCAAGATCAAAGACCTGACCCTTCTTCTACAAAGTTTTCTAGACGTTTTTAAATGACCATGGACAGAAGTAGGAATGAATCAAGAACAAGAGGACGGGCCACCCCCGCAGCCACCCGATGACGTACCTCCTGATGAAGGATATCTATTTTCACCTGCCCTCAGCTTGGGAGGTTGCATGGGGGGTGGATTAAAAAAGCCGGCGAAAAAAACGGGACCGAGAATTGGAACAAAGATAATAATTGTCCAGAATAATTTTTCTGACACATTTCTAGCTGCGCGCCATAGATAAAAACTGCATCCAAGTGAGACCAGTAAGCTTACTAATACGACAATATTCTAAATATTTAATAAAGGGGGTAAATCGAAAGGCTCGATTTAAAGTTCGCGCTTGCATACCCGGTCAGTAGGGCTCGGCACGGCGGGTGTGTTGCTGGAAATTACTCGAAGATGTGGCTGAGAGAAATTTGAAGTTCGGGAAGGAGGGAGGTGGAGAGGACATCATTCGTCTCTCGGGAGAGCTCGGCGGTGCGTAGACAACCTTGATCGGTCATCCGATAAACCTTCACCGTCTCCAGCTCCGGGTCAACGACCCGATATTCTGAGACGCTATATTGCTCATAAAGCTTCCGCTTAATCACCTCGTCGATCTTCCGAGTCGATTCAGCGACAATTTCAATCACAAGGTCGGGCGGGCCCTGGACATTTCTGGCTACTCCGCCGATGCCCCAATATCCTTCCGATATTGCATCCCCCGAAAGGAAATGCAATCGACCGCCTGATAGGCGCGGCGGCGCGCCTCCGGAACCGTCTTGCCGAGCGCGGTCACACCCAACACCCGCCCTCCTTGGGTGATCCACTCCTCCCCGCGCCGCGCGGTTCCGGCGTGGAAGACGACGACATCGGCGACGATATCGGATAGATCGATTCGGTCAAGGCCGGAGATCACTTCCCCTTTTTGGTAGGGGCCGGGATAGCCTTCGGAGGCGAGGACGATACAGACCGCTGCCTCTTCTCGCCATTCCAGCTTCATCTGGTCGAGGCGATGATCGAGCGCCGCCTCCATCACATCGACCCAATCGGTTTTCAAACGAGGGAGAACCGCTTGCGTTTCCGGGTCGCCCCAACGGGCATTGAATTCTAAAACATGAGGACCGAGCGACGTAAGCATCAGCCCGGCATAGAGAACCCCGCGATAGGGCGTTCCCTCCGCCGCCAAGCCGCGCAGCGTCGGATAAATGATCCGCTCCATCACTTGCGCTTCAATCTCGGGAGTGATTCTCGGCGTCGGCGAGATCGCCCCCATCCCGCCGGTGTTCGGTCCCTGGTCGCCATCATAGATTCGCTTGTGATCTTGCGCGGAGGCGAGCGGCAGGGCGCGGATGCCGTCGGTGATCACGAAGAAGGTCGCCTCGATCCCTTTGAGATACCGCTCCAGAATAATTCGATTGGCCGCCTCTCCCATCGACCGGAAGCCGTCGAGCCCTTCTTTCGCCTCTTTCAAGTCGCGGGCGATCACCACCCCCTTACCGGCGGCCAGCCCCTCGACCTTTAAAACAACCGGCATCGGAATCGAAGTGATCCGAGCGTAGGCTTCATCCAGAGTGACCACCTCCGCCGCGGCGGTTGGGATCTGATATTTTTGCATTAATTTTTTGGAGAAGACCTTGCTTGTCTCGATTTCGGCGGCGGCGCGGTGCGGCCCGAAGATCCGAAGCCCGTGCGCCTCGAACCGATCGACGATGCCATGCGACAGCGGCAGCTCCGGCCCGACGACGGTGAGATCGATCGGTTTCTCCTTGGCAAAAGCGAGGAGCTTTTCGACCTCGTCGACGGCGACCGGGACGATCTCGGCCTGCGCCGCGATCCCCGGATTTCCCGGCGCGCAATAGAGCTTGCGAACGCGCGGGCTCTGTGCGATCTTCCAAACGAGCGCATGCTCCCGCCCTCCGCCTCCGATCACAAGAACATTCATTTTGCGTTCGTCCTAAAATGGATGAGAGCGATTAATGTCGGAAGTGTCTGAAGCCGGTCAAGACCATCGCTATGTCGTGCTCGTCGGCCGCCTGGACGATCTCCTGATCCCGGATCGACCCCCCCGGCTGAATCACCGCGGTAATCCCGGCCTGGGCTGCGGCATCGACCCCGTCGCGGAAGGGGAAGAAGGCATCGGAGGCCATCACGCAGCCGGCGGTCGGCATCTGCGCCTTCATCGTCGCGAGCTTTACCGAGTCGACCCGGCTCATCTGACCGGCGCCGATGCCGACCGTCTGTCCCGGTTTTGCGAAGATGATCGCGTTGGACTTCACATGTTTGCAGACCCGCCAGGCGAAGAGCATCGCCGAGAGCTCTTCCGGGGTCGGCGGTCGGCGGCTGACGACCTTCAACGCCTTCGGATCGTCGATCATCGCGCTGTCGATCTCTTGGACCAGCAATCCCCCGCCGATCCGGCGGAAATCGAGCCGGCCGGCGTTCGAAGATGCAATCGAGCCACTTCCCGCCTCCAAGACACGCAGGTCTTTCTTCTTTTGTAGAATCGGGAGCGCCTCAGGTGCGATCGTCGGGGCGATGATCACTTCCATAAAGGTGGAGGTGATCTCCTGCGCCGTCTCGGCATCGAGCGGCCGATTGAAGGCGGCCACCCCGCCGAAGGCCGAGACCGGGTCGGTCGCCTTCGCCTTCTTGTATGCTTCGACGAGCGATGCGCCGGTCGCAACACCGCAAGGATTATTATGCTTGATGATGACGGCGGCCGGCTCTTTGAACTCTTTGACCAGCTCGAAGGCGGAGTGGGTGTCGAGGAAGTTGTTGTATGACATCTCCTTCCCCCAGATCTGTTTCGCGGCGGCAACACCCCCTTCGGTCCGTTGGAGCTCTCGGTAAAAGGCCGCCTGCTGATGCGGGTTCTCGCCGTAACGGAGCGATTGAACCTTTTCGAATTGGAGGACGAGGTGGTCCGGGAAGGCCTCCCCCTTCTTCACCCTTCCTTCCAGATAGGAGAAGATCGTTCGGTCGTAATCGGAGGTGGTGAAGAAGACCTTCTTGGCGAGATCGTACCGCTTCTCTTCCGAGAGGGCACCGCCGGAGCGCTTCATTTCATTGAGGACCGCGGCATAGTCCTTGGGGTCGATGATTACGGCGACATCGTGGTAGTTCTTGGCGGCGGAGCGGAGCATCGTCGGCCCGCCGATGTCGATGTTCTCGATCGCCTCTTCCAGCGTGACGTTCGGCTTGGAGATCGTCGCCTTGAAGGGGTAGAGGTTCACCGCGACGAGATCGATCGGCTCAATCCCCTGCGCCTTCATTTGAGCTTGGTGTTGGGGATCGTCGCGCCGCCCCAAAATCCCGCCGTGGATCTTCGGGTGAAGCGTCTTCACCCGGCCGTCGAGCATCTCCGGAAATCCGGTATGCTCCGAGACCTCCTTCACGGCGACGCCTTTTTCCTTGAGAAGCTTGAACGTTCCCCCGGTCGAGAGAAGTTCCACCCCCATCGCCTGCAGCCCTTGGGCAAACTCGACGATTCCTTCTTTATCGTAGACACTCAGGATTGCTCTTTTTATTTTTCCCATCACCCAGACCTCGTTAGATCAATAAATTTTTATCTTTTCCGGTCGATGCTCCCCCCGGTTTGCGGCTGGAAGGAGCCACTCCCCCGAACAGCTTGCGAAGGAGGGCGCGCCCCTTCTGCTTTAAAAAAATCGCCTCTTTCTGAAGGAAGACCCCTTTCTCCAAGGCCTGCTGTTCTTCTTCGGTCAGCAGGTGCGGCGCGCGGTTGTGTTTTAATTTGGCAATTCCCAGCAGGTCATCCTGATGAAAAAGACGATAGATTCCGTTTTTCAAAAAATTGAACCGACCCCCTCGTCCAAAGGCGGTCGCAAAGTCAATTAGATAGGGCTCGCCGTCATCCCCTAAGACGACATTCTTGATGTTCCTCAAATCGCAGAGAACGATCCCCCGATCATGAACCGAATCGATCAAGGCGCGCAGCTTTTCAAAAAACCGAGGGGTCAGCTCTCCCGGCTGAAGCTCGGAGGCATTCCTTCCTGGAATATATCCAACGGCGATGGCGTAGCGGTCGATCGCACCGATATACGGCGGAATGCCCTTCAATCCGCCGAGCTTCTGATAGATTAGTCGCTCTCTGCGGTTGGAGAGGGCCCCGACGAACATCCGAAAGAAGAACGGCTTTGCGGCATAATCCTTCACGATCAGCCGCTTTCCATCTTTCATCAAGAGAAAAACATCGGGCTTCCAGGGATACCCCTGGCGAAGGGTCTCCTTCACATGCTGATGGAATGTGGCCCGCTGCAATTCGATGAGAAATCCCCTTTAAACAAAGAATCGAATCGATAAGATGATGATCCCCACCGCCGTCACCAGGGCGGTTTGATGCTCGCTGTTGGAGACCACCCGGGACCACTCCCAGGGATGCCGGCCCCGCTTCTCATAAGGGGTCCATCGAGGGATATAATCGGGGACGCTCCGATCGTATTCATCCCAGCTCGATCCGAAGATCTTCCGGAGCCGGTCCGACTCCGCCTTCTTTTTGAAGGGCGCATAATAAGAGAAAAACCCGATAAGACCGACCCCCAGGATAATCCACTGGCTGGCAAGCAAACAGAAACCGACCATAATCAAAAAGGTGCCGAGGTAGAGCGGATTTTTCACGTAGGCGTATGGACCGGTCGTGGTCACCTCCCGGTTCTTGCTGAGATGCCCCGCCGCCCAAAGACGGAGCGCCTCTCCCGCAAGAATCAGCGGCAATCCGAAGACAAAAAAGCTCAGCTTCGGCCTGGCCAGATAAACCAGGGCGGCCAGGAGAAGATAGACCGGAATCGTCTTCAGGGTGATTTTTCGAGCCAGGTTCTTCAAGCTAACTTCTCCCGGAATTGAGATGGAGGGAGTATATCAAATCAATCCAAAAATTCAAGCAAAGTATGACCAATCCAGACCTCTATAATCAACTAGAATCTGGCTCAATTTAAGGAAAGGTCCACCCGTCTTAAGGTAAAGGAAGGAAATGAGGCAAGCGCTTTATTCGGTAAAAAAAAGGGGGAAGATCTTTCGATCTTCCCCCTTCCCATTCGCAATCTGTGATTAACGAATTGAAAATACCTCTTCTACTGGACCGTACCCGATATCGTTTTGGTCGCTACAATAGGACCATAGCCGGTTACATTCCAGGTGACGGTAATCGTCAAAACGGCGGCCTTCGCACCTGGGGCAGGGACTGTCGCAGGATCGGTCGCGCTAGAGAGGATAAAGTCAAAACAGGTTGGACCCAGGATGATATCGGCCAACGTGAATGAACTTGAGCCGGAAAGCGTTCCCACACCATTGGTGGTCACTGCAATGGTGCTTCCCGCCATTAGCGAATTGCCGTTGCCATCGGCGACGCAGGCGGTAAACGTACGGCTGTTCCCAGATGTTATTACAAAAGCATTCCCATTATTCAGAATCTGAGTCGGCGCGCCTGAGAAGGTCATCGGAACCGTTCTCCAAATCATGATATCGCCATCCCAGGTCCCATTTGGCCCGTCATAGACTCCATTACTATTAGCATCTACAAAAAACTCTCCCGCATCATACTGGCCATTATTGTTCGCATCAATATAGGGTTCTCCCAGATCACAAGAGGCCGGAAAGGCATCCACAACAGGGCCGTCATAGACTCCATTCCCGTTGCTATCGGTAAAACACTCCTCTCCTCTCGTCGCGGCAATCACTGTTGAGATACCGTCCAGCGGATTACCTGTTCCTCCTAAGCCGGTAAAAGTGGCCATCGCCGGCGCCGCCGTTGAGACGGGGTGGACCGGAAGAGGATCTTGCGTTCGGAAGGTCACCGTTGTCGCTCCTGTTGCATCTGTGACATTGTTCCGGTCTACGGCTCCCCCTTCTGCATAAAAAGAAACGGACGTTCCCTGGAGGACGTTAAAGTTTCCGAATCGATCGGCAAGAAAGGCGGAGATCGTCGACTGCAGATTCACATAGTTCAACCCAGCAAGGTTATGCTGATTCGTTACCAGTGAGAAGTGAGAATAAGAGGGAAGCCCGCCGCCGATCGATACACCCGTGGAGGAGGATGAAATCGTCACCCCCCTCACGACGGTGCTCCCGGCAATCCGAACAGGTCCGGCCACTGTGCCGCTCTGAAGCGTTGTCTTGGCGAGACCCCCACTTGTAGATGCGATGAGGGGATTCAAAGCCTCTCCCCCCTGCGGACCGGAAAGAGTAAAGATGACGCTGGTTCCATCTGCCACCGGCTGTCCATTCACATCATTCACTGAAAAAGTCACTACCGAATTTTCTGCCTGTCCGGAACCTTTCAGACCGATTACATTCGGTGTTGCCGAGACGAACTGGATGCTGCCGACATCGGCGCCCAAGATGGTGATCGAAGCCGAAGCGGAGACGGTGCCCGCCTTAACCGTGATGCCCTCCGTCCCTGCGATGTTTCCCGCGGTAAAGGTGGCATTTGCAATCCCGGACACCGTGGTGGCCGTCGGCGTAATAGAGCCCAGTGTGGCGCTGCTCACCGTAAAGGTCACCGTCGTTCCATCCGCCACGACCGCTCCTGCTGCATCTTTCACTGTAACGGAGACGGTGGCGGTACCCAATGCACTTAATCCGCTTGACGGAGTAATGGAAGCGACAACCGTTGCGGGAACGCTTCCGCTGACGGTGCCGCCCGTAAGACTCGCCGCGCTGAAGGTCGTATTTCCGGTTGGTTTAAAATCGGTGACGGAAGAATCAGAGGAGCAGCCGCCGATCGTGAAGTAACCGAGAAGAAGAAACCCTGGGACAAGATAAAATAATTTTCGCATGGAGCCCCTCTTTGTTATGAACATTTCGTGACGGTGAATGTTCCCGTCCAGAGCTTGCTTCCGCCGCCGGCGCTCGCGCTCACTGTTCCGGTGATCACCAGATCCTCCGTCGCAGAACAAGCCGGAAGGGCAATGAGGAAAGAGGCGCGCGCCAGACCGCGCGCATCGGTCTTGGTTTTGAAGTAGGACGGCGTATTGGCGTCCAATGGGTTTCCGTCGAGATCGGTTAAGATACCCCCGCCGCCCGCGAACATTTCCACCTCTACCCCCGGCAGCGCCATCGTGGCATCTTTATCGTGCACCTGAAAGTCGAGCGCTTGAACGATCTGTGTGCCGCCCCCGGGAGGATTGACCTTAAAATCGGCGTCATCCGGTCCGGTCACCGTGGCATCGAATGGAGCGCGCGGGGTGTCGCCACATCCCGAAAAAAACAAGACCCCATAAAGTAAAATGGCCAAAGCCGCTTGTCTTCTCATTTGGATTCCCCTCATCGTAGACTCCACCTCTCAGAATATTCTTTCACTCGACTTCTCGGTCCCTCATGGATCCAGAGGGAAACTCCGAAACATTTATGCGCTCAAAAATGCTTTCAATACTTTTCGGTCGACCGGCGCGATTCGAACGGAGCCGATCTTCTCGGGCAAGATGAAAAAGATTTCTCCGCCGGCCACTTTTTTGTCATTTTCCATGACCTCCAGTATACTGCTGGGGTCTAATTTCGGCAACTCCGTCGGGAGGTTGAATGCCCTGAGCAGCGCGATCTGTCTCTGGACAACCGGCAGCGTCGTCATGCCGAGCAGATAAGAGAGCTTGGCCGCCGACGCCATCCCGATCGCCACCGCCTCGCCATGCTTGTATCTTCGATAACCGGTCAGCGTCTCGACGGCATGGCCCAGCGTGTGTCCGTAATTTAGAATTTTTCTCAGCCCCGATTCCCGCTCATCCGCCGCCACCACGCGGGCTTTGGCTGCAGCCGACTTTTTAATACAAAAGTAGAGCTTCTCCGGATTCATTTTCAGGATCGCCGCGGCGTTCGATTCCAGGTATCGGAAGAAACCGGCGTCCTGAATCACCCCGTACTTCACGACCTCCGCCAGGCCGGCGATAAACTCCCTTTTCGGGAGGGAGGCGAGGGTTGAGGGGTCGACGCAAACGAGCTTCGGCTGATGAAACGCGCCGATTAAATTCTTCCCCCGCGGATGATCGACGCCGGTTTTTCCGCCGATGCTCGCATCGACCTGCGCCACCACGGTGGTCGGCACCTGGACATAACGGATGCCGCGCAGGAAGGTCGCCGCCGCGAACCCGGTCATGTCTCCGATGACCCCGCCGCCCAGGGCGATCAGAGTAGAGCTTCGCTCGAATCGGTGGTGAACCAGCTGGTCATAGATCCGCTCAACCTCGTCGGTCGTTTTATACCGTTCTCCGTCCCGGACGCGGATCGTCGTCGGCGAAAAGCGGGCCGCCTGGAGGCTCTTTCGAACGCCTGCGCCATAGAGTCGATCGACCACCGGGTTGGTGACGATTGCCACCTTTCCTCCCAGAGACAGCTCTTGAAGGTATCTTCCCAGCCGGTTTCGGACCCCGTTTCCGATCACGATGTCGTAGCTGTTGGCACCTAAATTAAGATGAACTTTTTCGACTTTCACTCTCTAAAACCTTTCTCTTGATCTGTTTAACCACATCCGCCAAACTCATTTCCGAGGTATCTAAGGCGAAGTCGGCCCGCTGATAGAAGGGCTCTCGTTCGGCCAGCAGCCGTTTGATCTCCGACAAGGGATCGGGCGACTTTAACAGCGGCCGCTGTCCGACCCGCTTTTGTACCCGCTTAAAGATCACCTCGGGGGTCGATCGGAGAAGGACCAACATGCCATTCCGGCCCAACACCTCCAGGTTCGCCGGGTTCAGAACGATCCCTCCCCCGGTTGAAATCACACATTTTGTTCGATCGGCCAGGGTGAGGACCACTTCCGATTCCAGACGCCGGAACGCCGGCTCCCCCTGCTCGGAGAAGATCTCCGCTATTTTTTTCTGCGTCTTCTCCTCAATGACTTGATCGGTATCGACAAACTGATAATGGAACTCCCCAGCAAGCCGTCTCCCGACGGCGCTCTTCCCTGTTCCCATAAAACCGAGCAATACGATATTTTTCATCCGACGACCAGCAACGAATCGATGTTATTTCATGATTCGGGGGGTCAAGAAGACGAGGAGTTCGGAGACATCCTCCCGTTTGGTCGTTGTTTTAAAGAGCCAGCCCAAGACCGGGATATCCATCAGGTAGGGAATCCCGCTGATCGAATCCGATTTGGTGGTCTCGTAAATGCCGCCGATGACCGTCGTCTCACCATCCCGGACGAGGACGTTCGTGGTGGCTTCTTTCCTCAAAATGCTCGGACCCGATGCGCCGGGCCGGGTCTCGGCCGGGGCATTCTTCGTCACCTTCACCTTCATGATGATCCCTCCGTCGGGAGAGATATGCGGGGTAACGAGAAGGGTCAGGTTCGCATCGACGAAGGTCGTCTGCGTTCCCTGCTGAGAGGTGGTCGCAAACGGGATCGATTCACCCTGCTCGATTTTCGCTTCCTGATTATTCAGGACGGAGACCTTCGGTGTGGAGATCACCCGGGTCAATCCTTGCGACTCGCCCGCCGAAAGACGGAGGTCGAGGTTGAAAGGGTTGTCGGTAAACCGACCGAAGGTAAATCCAAGACCGCCGAAGTTCGGAGCGGAAGGCAAATTGACCGCAAAAGAGGGGTCGGGTGTGCCGAAGACCGCATTCGGCGTTCCGCCGCCGCCGCTCAATCCGATCACATTAGGACTTCTCACATCACGCAGGGTCGCTCCCCACTGAATTCCCAAGCTTCTATTAAAGGTCGGTGCAACCTGGACGATGCGCGCCTCGATCACCACCTGAGGGGTCTCTTTATCGATCTTCTTCACCAGACGCCCGATCTCATCGATATTTTTCTCGATGTCCTTCACGATGAGGGCGTTGGTTCGATCATCGATCGTCAGATCTCCCCGGGTCGAGAGGACTTTCTTCATCGATTCCACCAGGTCTCTTGCCTTGCCGTAATTGACATAGATGATGCGCGTCTGGAGATCCTCCGCCCGGACCTTCGTCTCCTTCGCCTTGGCTTCCTCATCCTGTTGGCGGGCGATGTTCGTCAGCGTGGCGATCCGGATGATATTCCCCTCCCGAATCTGGCCCAGATTGTTCATCTTCAAAATCATATCAAGGGCCTGGTCCCAAGGAACGTTGATCAATTTCAGCGTCACCTTCCCTTTGATATCCTCTCCGAGAACGACATTTAGGTTGCTCACATCGGAAATCAGGCGAATGACATTGGCAATGTCGGCATCCTGGAAGTCGAGCGAGACCCGTCTCCCGACATACTTGGGCGAAGTGACTGCATCTACTTTCCCCTTCTTCTCAGACTCATCGGATGATTTTCCCTGCTCTTCCGGCGCCTCGGCGCTCTCAGGGGCAGTCTCAGCTGTCTCGGCAACCGGCGGCGCCGGCACCTCGGTTTTGGGTGCTTCTTCTTTGGACGCCGGCTTGGAAGGCGCCGGAGCGGGCGTTTCCGCTTTCAGCTCCGCCTTCGATCCGGGAGAGGCCACCGGCTCGGCTTTGGCATCGGCGCTCGCCAGCGTCACCGGCGGCGGCTCCACCTTCGGGAGGGTCATCCCCGCGAGCGGCGCAGGGGAAGGAGGAGAGACGACTGCCGCTGCCACCTCGGAAGAAGGAGCGGTCTCCTGCTTCTCCTTTTTAGGCTTGGAGGAAGCCGCTTTAATGTGAACATAGAATTGATTCCCCTCCTGGTGAAGGGTATAGATCACCGGTGCGGCAAGATCGAGGACGAGCCGGACCTTGTCGGAATGAAGCCCGATCCGGGCCTGTTTTACGATCTGATCTTTCACCGGAACCGCTTTCATCTTGGAGGCGAGCTTGACGTTGGGAAGGTCGATGACAAGCCGCTTCGGATCGAGGAGAAAAACATTGGGAGAAAGCTGTCCGTCCGAGGCGATCACGAGCTGAAGATCTTCTTTCCGATCGAACCGGATGCTTTTTACGACCTTCGCAGGCTGGAGATTTTGCTCTTCCCGGATCGGCGCCTGGATCACCGCCTTGTTTTCTTCGGGTGTTGCATTTTCTGCAGGCTTCGCCGCGGCGGTGTCTGCCGTTTTCAGACCGGCGCGGGAAACGTCGATAATCAGATTGGTCCCTTCGGTCCGGACATTGGTTTCCGCGGAGGGGTCGACCTCGATTTCAAGACGCCCGACCTGGTTCTCCTCGCCGGCCACGGGAAGGATGGAATGGACCGGGCCTTCAGCGACCGGAATCTTCTCTTTGAATTTTCCGAGACTGACGCCGGCCAGGTCGACGATGAGGCGATTTGGATCGGTCAGATGGAAGGTGGTGTAAATCATCGCCTGTTGACCGGCCACCACCACCTCGGTTTTCTCGGCGCCGTTCACCACCCGGATATCGACAATCTCCGTCGGAGCGGCCGATTCGGTCTTCACCTGAGAGGTCTTGGGAGAGCAAGACTGTAGGAGTATCAGCGATAAAAATAAAAAGACCCATCTATTTCTCTGCCCGATCATTCTAGACCCTCCTTTTGGGGATGCAATTCCATGACGACACTTCTCACCTTGGTCTCCCCAAAAATATCCTGAAATTTTTCCTCGACCACCATCTCTTTATTCGTAATCTGGCTGACGAGACCGTTGTTGGTTCCAATCCGCGTTCCTTTTCGAACCGGGTAGCCTTTTCCGTCCGGCGTCTGAACGATCGCGCCGTGCCCGAAATTTCCCCAAACGATGCCGATTAACCTCATCTCGGAGAGCTCCTTTCTCTGTAAAGGAGGAAGACTCTCGGAGATCGTCCGCTTCCCAGAGGCGACAATAATCGACTTGAATGGATCTCTTCTCCCCTCCGGATTATATTGGAAGAGGGCGGCCGGATCCTCTTTCTTAACCAATCCCGTCGAGGGAGCAGCCTCTTCGATCTTCGGCTTCGGCACCACCGCCGAGATGGGAGACGGGGTTGCCTTCGGCACCGCCGGCGGAGCGGCTTCTCCGCACCCGAAGGAGAGAAGCCCCAGGGAAAGTAGGGCGCCGTTTAGAAAAATGCGTCCGTTTCTCATGGCGTTTTTCCTTTTTCTGAAACCGGAGGCGGCGGCGCGGCGGCCCCTCCCTCCACCACGGCAAAGGCCGTTGCGCTGAAGCTGGTTTGGATCGAGACCCGATGCTGATCCGGTTTTGAACTTCCCATCCGAATATTCGAAACATTCACAATCCGGGGAAGCTTGCTGATTTTATCAAAGAAAACCCCCAGCGCATGGTATCCCCCCGCCACCTCGACATCGACCGGAATCTCGACATAAAGTCCGGAGGCGTTCGGCTTCCGTTGCGCCGGTCTCCAGAGCTTAAAATCGAGACCGGTTCTCGCTCCCAACTCGGAGACCTGCTTTAAGAGAATCTCCACCTCCGCTTCCGGGGGGAGCTGCTCCTTTAATTGGGTCAATTGGTGTTTCAGCTCCCGATTCTCGCTGACCAGCTCATCCAACCGTTTCACTTTGGTTCGATGAACATTGATCTCATTGTTCAATTCCGCGATGTCTGAATTAAATGCCGCAATCTCCGCGCTCTTCGGAATGAAGACAAACCAGACAAACGCGCCGGAGGCGATCACGATAATCAGAACCAGCGAAACAAACTTCTGGGTGTTCGTTAAATTCTTTAATCGTTCCAGATTTAATGCCATAGTCGCGAGCCGCTCCCGATCGTTCTAAACCAAAGACCATTTCAATTTAAATGTATAAACGGAGATGGTCCCCTCCAAATTCTGTCTTGACTCCAAGATCTGGATGTCTTTAAAGAGAGGAGATTTCTTGAGACTGTTGATGAAGTCGACGATCTCGCCGTTCGTTGTCGCCTTTCCTTCCAGGTCGACCGTTCCATTCTGCTGGTTGATGTTCACCAGCCAAACTTTGTCGGGAAGGCTTTTGCTGATCTGATCGAGGAGAAAGACCGGAACCGATTGATTCTTCCGG
The Candidatus Manganitrophaceae bacterium DNA segment above includes these coding regions:
- the pilQ gene encoding type IV pilus secretin PilQ translates to MKTESAAPTEIVDIRVVNGAEKTEVVVAGQQAMIYTTFHLTDPNRLIVDLAGVSLGKFKEKIPVAEGPVHSILPVAGEENQVGRLEIEVDPSAETNVRTEGTNLIIDVSRAGLKTADTAAAKPAENATPEENKAVIQAPIREEQNLQPAKVVKSIRFDRKEDLQLVIASDGQLSPNVFLLDPKRLVIDLPNVKLASKMKAVPVKDQIVKQARIGLHSDKVRLVLDLAAPVIYTLHQEGNQFYVHIKAASSKPKKEKQETAPSSEVAAAVVSPPSPAPLAGMTLPKVEPPPVTLASADAKAEPVASPGSKAELKAETPAPAPSKPASKEEAPKTEVPAPPVAETAETAPESAEAPEEQGKSSDESEKKGKVDAVTSPKYVGRRVSLDFQDADIANVIRLISDVSNLNVVLGEDIKGKVTLKLINVPWDQALDMILKMNNLGQIREGNIIRIATLTNIARQQDEEAKAKETKVRAEDLQTRIIYVNYGKARDLVESMKKVLSTRGDLTIDDRTNALIVKDIEKNIDEIGRLVKKIDKETPQVVIEARIVQVAPTFNRSLGIQWGATLRDVRSPNVIGLSGGGGTPNAVFGTPDPSFAVNLPSAPNFGGLGFTFGRFTDNPFNLDLRLSAGESQGLTRVISTPKVSVLNNQEAKIEQGESIPFATTSQQGTQTTFVDANLTLLVTPHISPDGGIIMKVKVTKNAPAETRPGASGPSILRKEATTNVLVRDGETTVIGGIYETTKSDSISGIPYLMDIPVLGWLFKTTTKREDVSELLVFLTPRIMK
- the pilO gene encoding type 4a pilus biogenesis protein PilO — protein: MALNLERLKNLTNTQKFVSLVLIIVIASGAFVWFVFIPKSAEIAAFNSDIAELNNEINVHRTKVKRLDELVSENRELKHQLTQLKEQLPPEAEVEILLKQVSELGARTGLDFKLWRPAQRKPNASGLYVEIPVDVEVAGGYHALGVFFDKISKLPRIVNVSNIRMGSSKPDQHRVSIQTSFSATAFAVVEGGAAAPPPPVSEKGKTP
- a CDS encoding pilus assembly protein PilP translates to MRNGRIFLNGALLSLGLLSFGCGEAAPPAVPKATPSPISAVVPKPKIEEAAPSTGLVKKEDPAALFQYNPEGRRDPFKSIIVASGKRTISESLPPLQRKELSEMRLIGIVWGNFGHGAIVQTPDGKGYPVRKGTRIGTNNGLVSQITNKEMVVEEKFQDIFGETKVRSVVMELHPQKEGLE